ATGACCCGCGAGTGGCGGGGAAAAGGATATTATGCGACACTCACATGAAATACGTGCCGCGAGTGGCGGGAAAAGGGATATTATGCGACACTCACATGAAATATGTGCCGCGAGTGGCGGGGAAAAGGATATTATGCGACACTCACATGAAATACGTGCCGCGAGTGGCGGGAAAAGGGATATTATGCGACACTCACATGAAATATGTGCCGCGAGTGGCGGGAAAAAGGATATTATGCGACACTCACATGAAATACGTGCCGCGAGTGGCGGGAAAAAGGATATTATGCGACACTCACATGGAATACGTGCCGCGAGTGGCGGGAAAAAGGATATTATGCGACACTCACATGAAATATGTGCCGTATATACTTATACGAAGGACAATTCAAGCTAATTTATTTTATCTCCTATAATTCAATCAACCTATTACCGCTCACTAAAAAAGGGGCTCTGTCAGAAGCCCCCCTCAATTGTTTTTTACACTTATTCTTTTACTTGGTGGGCGATGTCTCTGCGGTAAAAGAGTCCTTCCCACGCACTTGTTGCTAGAACATCGTATGTGTGTTGCAAAGCTTCTGAGATGGTAGGAGCCATCGTGGATAGGAGCAGAACACGGCCGCCGTTTGTCTGCCAATCTTCCCCGCTTTTTTTGCTCCCAGCATGAAACCAGTGTTGACGTTCAGGCACGTTTGTTTTCGGAAAAGTAAAGACAGTGCCTTTGTCATAAGTTCCTGGATAACCTTCAGACGCTAACACAACGCCAACGCAAGCGTCATCGGACCACTTCAAGTCCATGTCATGACCGGCCATGACACGCTCAATGACCTCTACTAAATCGGACTGCAACCGCGGTAAGATCACCTGTGTTTCAGGATCACCAAAACGGGCGTTAAATTCGATGACTTTAGGGCCGTCGGCTGTTATCATCAAGCCTCCATACAAAATACCAGTAAACGGGACACCTTCGTCAACCATCGCTTCTGCCATCGGTCGTAGCACAGCTTCCTCTGCTTCTTTCAACCACTGACCATCTAAATGAGGCACTGGTGAATAGGCTCCCATACCACCGGTGTTCGGACCTGCATCTCCGTCATATGCTCGTTTATGATCTTGGGCGGTCACCATCGGAATAACGGTACGTCCATGAACAAATGCCATATAAGAGAGCTCTTCTCCTCGAAGACACTCTTCAATCACAACAGAAGCACCAGCTTCACCAAATTTTCGTCCTGCCATCATATCATCTAACGCTGCTAACGCGTCATCGACTGTTTCAGCTACGACAACACCCTTTCCAGCTGCCAACCCATCTGCTTTCACGACGATTGGCGCTCCTTGCTGTTGTACATACGCTTTTGCTTCATCTAAATCAGTGAACGTTTCAAAGGTAGCTGTAGGAATCCCGTACTTTTTCATAATATCTTTAGCAAATTGCTTACTGCCTTCAATTTGAGCCGCGGCTTTTGTCGGTCCAAATACGGTTAAGCCTGCTGCTTGAAAATCATCCACAAGCCCTGCAACTAGCGGAGCTTCAGGCCCTACCATCGTAAGTGACACCTCTTCACGTTTTGCTAGCTCAATTAACGCCTTATGATCCGTTTCTGAAATGGCGACGGAACGACATCCTTGCTCTTCATTAATGGCGTCGCTTCCCGGAGCCACAAAGACTTCAGTTACTCGTTTAGAGCGAGCGAACGCCCATGCAAGAGCATGTTCACGCCCGCCACTGCCTATGACTAACACCTTCATGTCCAGTCATCCCCTTTTTTAATGTTTAAAGTGGCGCACACCGGTAAATACCATCGCGATGCCATATTTATCAGCCATATCAATAGACTCTTGGTCACGTTTTGAACCGCCAGGCTGAATGATCGCTTTAATACCTGCTTGGCCAGCCGCTTCCACTGTGTCACTCATAGGGAAGAACGCATCTGACGCCATGACCGAACCTTCCGCTTTATCTCCTGCTTGTTCAAGGGCAATTTTAGCCGCTCCTACACGGTTCATTTGACCTGCACCTACACCGATCGTCATATCATCTTTAGCCAGTACAATGGCGTTTGATTTTACATGCTTAACGACCTTCCAAGCAAGTTTGATTTGTTCTAGTTCATTATCAGATGGCTTACGTTTTGTAGGAATGGTCACTTCCACATCCTCATAGCTTAACGTGTCTGTTTCTTGCATAAGTGCTCCACCAGACACGGTTGTCATCCGTTGTTCGATCGGTTGATCTGATGACAAGTCTACTGTGAGCAAACGGAGGTTTTTCTTTTCCGTTAATACGGCTAAAGCGGCTTTTGAAAAGCTCGGAGCGATAATTATTTCTAGGAAAATCTCTTTCATTTTTAACGCCGTCTCTTCATCCACTTCACGGTTACATGCAATGATACCACCAAAAATAGAGGTTGGATCAGCGTCGTATGCTTTCGTATAGGCATCAAAAATCGAGCTGCCAATCCCTACACCACACGGGTTCATATGTTTGATTGCAGCTACTGCTGGTCCATTAAAGTCTCGGATAACAGCTAGGGCCGCATCCGCATCATTAATGTTGTTATAGGAAAGTTCCTTGCCGTGCAGCTGTTCTGCTCGTGCGATGGAAACTGGATTTCCGAGCGGACGTTCATAAAATGCCGCCTGCTGGTGTGGGTTTTCCCCATAACGAAGCATTTGCTTACGGTTATAAGTGACGGTTAATTTTTCAGGGGCTTCCTCTCCTACATGGTTTGTTAAGTATTCGCCGATAAGGGCATCATAAGCTGCTGTATGTCTGAACGCTTTCGCGGCCAGCTTCGTTTTACGTTCGTCAGACAGCTTCCCATCAAGCGTTTTTAACTCCTCCAACACGACACTGTAATCATCAGCATCAACGATAATTGCCACGTCTTGATGGTTTTTCGCTGCGGAGCGAATCATCGATGGACCGCCAATATCAATATTTTCGATGGCATCAGCAAATGTGGCATCAGGATTTTCTATCGTCGCCTGAAATGGATATAAATTGACGATCACAAAGTCAATTAAGCCGATTCCTTGTTCTTTAAGAGCACTCATATGTTCCGTGTTAACACGAACACCAAGAAGGCCACCATGTATGGCTGGGTGTAATGTTTTCACACGACCATCCATCATCTCTGGAAATCCTGTCACGTCTTCTATGCCAATGACATTCACTCCTGCTTCTTCTAACACGCGTTTCGTACCACCAGTTGAGATGACCTCAACCCCGATTTTTTCTAACTCTTGAACAAATGGGACGATGCCCGTTTTATCTGACACACTGACTAACGCTCGCTTCTTCATTTACGTCACGCTCCTCCGCCGTTGGTAATCACTTGCTGTATTGTTTGTGGATATAAGCGATGTTCTACCGCCTGTATGTTGTGTTGAACATCTTCTCTCGTATCAGTTTCTTCAATTCGAACAGGCTCCTGAGCAATAATCGGCCCCGTATCCATACCTTCATCAACAAAGTGAATCGTCACACCAGACACTTTCACACGGGCGTCAAACGCTTGACCTATAGCATCTAACCCAGGAAATGCTGGTAACAGTGACGGGTGAATATTCATTATTCGCCCTTCATAAGCCTTTAATAAAGTGGGACCGATAAGGCGCATATACCCTGCCAGGACGACCCACTCCACCCCATGGCGTTGCAATTCAGTGAGAATCGCTTGTTCAAAGGCGGCTTTTCCGCTGTATGTCTTCGGAGAGAAAGAAAAAATAGGAATAGCCGCTTCCTCTGCCCGTTTTTCAGCATAAGCCCCAGGCTTGTCACATACGAGTAAGGCAATCTCAGCGGTCAAGTTCCCTGCCTCAACCGCATCGATCATCGCTTGAAAATTACTACCGCTTCCTGAAGCAAACACAGCGATCTTCGTCATAGCTTCAATGCTCCTTCAAACGTGAGCCCTTCCCCAGCTGTAAGACGCCCTATTTCACATGCTTGTTCACCTTGCTCATGTAACTGGTGCAATACTTTTGGCGCATTATCCGGCTTCACAGCTAAGACAAGTCCTACTCCCATATTAAATGTTTCAAGCATGTCATCGACTGTGAGACCTCCTTGCTCCTTTAACCACGTGAAAACAGGTGGTACTTGCCACGCATCAAGGTTAATGACGGCACCCACACCTTCTGGAAGCATTCGGGGAACGTTTTCCACAAGTCCGCCCCCTGTTATATGAGCAGCGGCCTGTACGTCGTCCCTTCCTATAAAAGGTTGTAGCGCCTTCACATAAATACGAGTTGGCGTTAAAAATACATCCCCTAACGTGTGTGCATCCAACTGTTTAGGTGCAGGACTTTGCCATGTGAGACCGGCATCTTTCACGATTTTTCTTACGAGTGAGAAACCGTTACTATGCACCCCACTTGACGCCAATCCGATCAAGACATCCCCTTCACTGACCCGAGCTGGCCCCCAGAGCTGAGTCTTCTCGGCAGCCCCTACGACAAATCCAGCCACATCATAATCGTTTTCTGCATAAAGTCCAGGCATCTCCGCCGTCTCTCCGCCGATAAGAGCGCACCCTGACTGGCGACAGCCTTCCGCTACACCAGCGACAATCTGTTCCACCTGTGCTGGATCATTCTTCCCAAGCGCCAAGTAATCAAGAAAAAATAACGGTGAGGCTCCTTGAACGACAATATCATTGACACACATAGCAACAGCATCGATGCCAATGGTATCATGTCGGTTCGTTTCTTGAGCAATGATGAGCTTCGTCCCGACGCCGTCGGTACCTGAGACGAGGACTGGTTCTTTCAAGTTCAACTGTGATAAATCAAATAAACCGCCAAAACCTCCGAGACCACCTAGCACTTCAGGACGCATGGTAGACGCCACATGTTTTTTCATACGGCGGACACCTTCATAGCCTGCTTCGATGTTCACACCTGCCGATTCATACGCTTTAGACACGTTATTTTCCCCCTAACACTTTATCGTATGGATGGTCTGTCGCTGGATAAATCTCTGTCGGATACGTGCCTGTGAAACAGGCGAGACATTGTCCGCAATTTTCCATCGTGTCAGGGCGGCCGATCCCACTCATTAAACCATCAACACTTAAATAAGCTAATGAATCAGCACCCATTTCTTCACGAATTTCTTCAATTGATTTTTCAGCAGCGATTAATTCCCCTTTAGTGGACGTATCGATCCCATAATAACAAGGGTTAATGATCGGCGGTGAACTGATACGGACGTGCACTTCCTTCGCACCAGCTTCCCTTAAAAGTTTCACAATTCTCCTTGCAGTCGTCCCGCGAACGATCGAGTCATCGATCATGACGACGCGCTTTCCTTCAACAACACCTCGAACAGCAGAAAGCTTCATTTTCACACCCTGTTCCCGCAACGATTGTGAAGGCTGGATAAAGGTCCGACCCACGTAACGGTTTTTTATGAGACCGAGCTCATACGGAATCCCCGACTCTTCTGCGAAACCGATGGCGGCCGAAATGCTTGAGTCTGGGACCCCTGTGACCACATCCGCATCAATACCTGCTTCTATGGCTAACTGTTTGCCAAGATTTTTCCGAGCTGCATGCACGTTAATCTCTTCTACGTTGCTGTCAGGGCGTGCAAAGTACACATATTCCATGGAACATATCGTACGCTTCGTTGAGGGTGAGAACGTTTCAATGTGAAGACCTTCATCATTGATTAAGATCAATTCACCTGGCTGTACTTCTCTTAAAAATGTGGCACCGACAATATCGAAGGCACATGTTTCAGACGAGACGACGTAGCCGTCTCCAAGCTTCCCAATGGATAATGGGCGCAGTCCGTTCGGGTCGAGCGCTACCATCATAAAGTCTTCCACAAGAATGGCAAGGGCATAGGCCCCCTTAACCATCGTTAACGCATTTTTCACAGAATCACGGATATCTGGATAGCCGCTTCGTTTAATTAAATGGGCAATAACTTCTGTATCTGACGTCGTTTGAAAAATGCTCCCTTGATACTCTAACTGCCGCTTTAACGCAGTGGCGTTGACGAGATTCCCATTATGAGCAATGGCCAAGCTTCCTGTCTGAGAATTGAACTGCAGCGGTTGGCAGTTAATAAAGTCACTGCCGCCTGCTGTCGTATATCGCACGTGGCCAATGGCACCCGTTCCTTGCATATTGTTGAGAATATCCTCGTTAAAAACGTCGTTTACGAGTCCCATTCCTTTATGGATCTTCAGTTTGTTGCGGTCCGTGACGACAATTCCTGCTCCTTCTTGTCCCCGGTGCTGCAAACTATGCAACCCATAATACGTAATATGAGAAGCGTCTTCATGACCCCATACACCGAATACCCCGCACTCTTCGTTTAATCCTTTTATTTCAGGTAGCATGAAATGGCACCTCTCCAAGCGTCCTCCAATGGTGCGACGCTTTCGTTGATTAGGGTTTCCCCCTGCTTCCCGGCCACGTGAAGCACCGGTGTTTCTGTCACAGTTCCAATTGCTTTTGCGTCTGGCACAAGTTTCTCGAATCGTTCTTGATTTTCTTTCTTGACTGTTAAAATATAGCGCGATGGTGCTTCACTAAAAAACGCTGAGAGCACATCGGCGTCCGGGATCGTCACGTCAGCACCGAACGGCGTTCCAAACGCCTTTTCTGCTAATGCAACGAGAAAGCCGCCCTCGGATAAATCATGCGCTGATTGGACAGTGCCGGACTGAATCGCTGTTAATACAGCGTTCTGACGGTGTTTTTCCGTTGCTAAATCAATGGCTGGCGCAGGTCCGAAAATATCTCCTTCTGTCAGCTTTTGCAGTTCACTGCCGCAGAATTCAGCTGTTGTTTCACCAAGGAGGTAAATCGTATCACCAGCTTGTCTAAATGATTGCTTTGTGATGTGATCGAGGTGATGGACGAGTCCGACCATACCGATGACAGGGGTCGGGTAAATCGCCCCTTTTGCTGTCTCATTATATAAGGAAACATTCCCACCAATAACCGGTGTTTCTAACGTCTCACACGCTTCGCTTAGTCCGTCAGTGGAACGCTCCAGTTGCCAGAAAATCTCTGGTTTTTCTGGGCTACCATAATTTAGACAATCTGTGACACCTAAAGGTTCTGCACCAGAACAAACGAGGTTTCTCGCTGCTTCCGCCACGGCTAATTTCCCACCTTCATAAGGATCAAGATAGATGAAGCGAGAATTACAATCGGTCGTCATCGCAAGCGCCTTTTCTGTCCCACGGATACGAATGACAGCTGCATCTGATCCTGGGGCCACCACTGTATTTGTTCTTACCATGTAATCGTACTGTTCATAAACCCATTCTTTACTGGCAATCGTCGGCTGCTGTAAAAGCTGCTTTAATGTTTCGGCATAGTCTGTCACAGTCGGTTTATAAGACTGTTGCTGTTGAAACTGGCTGAAATAAGCTGGTTCTTTAGATGGTTGATGGTAAACAGGTGCTTCTTCAGCTAACGCATCAACGGGCACGTCTGCCATCACTTCACCATCGTGAAGTAATGTTAGGCGCTGATTATCCGTCACTTCCCCTACTACTTTAGCGAGAAGTCCCCATTTTTCAAATAGGGTGATAAACTCTTGTTCACTGCCTTTTTCAACGACGAGAAGCATCCGTTCCTGTGATTCAGACAACATCATTTCATAAGGTGTCATCGCTTTTTCACGTTGTGGCACTTCATCTAAGTTCATCGTGATACCTGATCCAGCTTTACTGGCCATTTCCGCTGATGACGATGTAAGACCAGCAGCTCCCATATCTTGAATACCCACTAGTTTCGGGTGCTTCGTCGCTTCTAAACACGCCTCAACAAGTAATTTTTCCATGAACGGGTCACCGACTTG
The DNA window shown above is from Salipaludibacillus agaradhaerens and carries:
- the purD gene encoding phosphoribosylamine--glycine ligase, with the translated sequence MKVLVIGSGGREHALAWAFARSKRVTEVFVAPGSDAINEEQGCRSVAISETDHKALIELAKREEVSLTMVGPEAPLVAGLVDDFQAAGLTVFGPTKAAAQIEGSKQFAKDIMKKYGIPTATFETFTDLDEAKAYVQQQGAPIVVKADGLAAGKGVVVAETVDDALAALDDMMAGRKFGEAGASVVIEECLRGEELSYMAFVHGRTVIPMVTAQDHKRAYDGDAGPNTGGMGAYSPVPHLDGQWLKEAEEAVLRPMAEAMVDEGVPFTGILYGGLMITADGPKVIEFNARFGDPETQVILPRLQSDLVEVIERVMAGHDMDLKWSDDACVGVVLASEGYPGTYDKGTVFTFPKTNVPERQHWFHAGSKKSGEDWQTNGGRVLLLSTMAPTISEALQHTYDVLATSAWEGLFYRRDIAHQVKE
- the purH gene encoding bifunctional phosphoribosylaminoimidazolecarboxamide formyltransferase/IMP cyclohydrolase, producing the protein MKKRALVSVSDKTGIVPFVQELEKIGVEVISTGGTKRVLEEAGVNVIGIEDVTGFPEMMDGRVKTLHPAIHGGLLGVRVNTEHMSALKEQGIGLIDFVIVNLYPFQATIENPDATFADAIENIDIGGPSMIRSAAKNHQDVAIIVDADDYSVVLEELKTLDGKLSDERKTKLAAKAFRHTAAYDALIGEYLTNHVGEEAPEKLTVTYNRKQMLRYGENPHQQAAFYERPLGNPVSIARAEQLHGKELSYNNINDADAALAVIRDFNGPAVAAIKHMNPCGVGIGSSIFDAYTKAYDADPTSIFGGIIACNREVDEETALKMKEIFLEIIIAPSFSKAALAVLTEKKNLRLLTVDLSSDQPIEQRMTTVSGGALMQETDTLSYEDVEVTIPTKRKPSDNELEQIKLAWKVVKHVKSNAIVLAKDDMTIGVGAGQMNRVGAAKIALEQAGDKAEGSVMASDAFFPMSDTVEAAGQAGIKAIIQPGGSKRDQESIDMADKYGIAMVFTGVRHFKH
- the purN gene encoding phosphoribosylglycinamide formyltransferase; the encoded protein is MTKIAVFASGSGSNFQAMIDAVEAGNLTAEIALLVCDKPGAYAEKRAEEAAIPIFSFSPKTYSGKAAFEQAILTELQRHGVEWVVLAGYMRLIGPTLLKAYEGRIMNIHPSLLPAFPGLDAIGQAFDARVKVSGVTIHFVDEGMDTGPIIAQEPVRIEETDTREDVQHNIQAVEHRLYPQTIQQVITNGGGA
- the purM gene encoding phosphoribosylformylglycinamidine cyclo-ligase; translation: MSKAYESAGVNIEAGYEGVRRMKKHVASTMRPEVLGGLGGFGGLFDLSQLNLKEPVLVSGTDGVGTKLIIAQETNRHDTIGIDAVAMCVNDIVVQGASPLFFLDYLALGKNDPAQVEQIVAGVAEGCRQSGCALIGGETAEMPGLYAENDYDVAGFVVGAAEKTQLWGPARVSEGDVLIGLASSGVHSNGFSLVRKIVKDAGLTWQSPAPKQLDAHTLGDVFLTPTRIYVKALQPFIGRDDVQAAAHITGGGLVENVPRMLPEGVGAVINLDAWQVPPVFTWLKEQGGLTVDDMLETFNMGVGLVLAVKPDNAPKVLHQLHEQGEQACEIGRLTAGEGLTFEGALKL
- the purF gene encoding amidophosphoribosyltransferase; translation: MLPEIKGLNEECGVFGVWGHEDASHITYYGLHSLQHRGQEGAGIVVTDRNKLKIHKGMGLVNDVFNEDILNNMQGTGAIGHVRYTTAGGSDFINCQPLQFNSQTGSLAIAHNGNLVNATALKRQLEYQGSIFQTTSDTEVIAHLIKRSGYPDIRDSVKNALTMVKGAYALAILVEDFMMVALDPNGLRPLSIGKLGDGYVVSSETCAFDIVGATFLREVQPGELILINDEGLHIETFSPSTKRTICSMEYVYFARPDSNVEEINVHAARKNLGKQLAIEAGIDADVVTGVPDSSISAAIGFAEESGIPYELGLIKNRYVGRTFIQPSQSLREQGVKMKLSAVRGVVEGKRVVMIDDSIVRGTTARRIVKLLREAGAKEVHVRISSPPIINPCYYGIDTSTKGELIAAEKSIEEIREEMGADSLAYLSVDGLMSGIGRPDTMENCGQCLACFTGTYPTEIYPATDHPYDKVLGGK
- the purL gene encoding phosphoribosylformylglycinamidine synthase subunit PurL, coding for MPLRHEPSPARIKEEKIYKEMGVSDSEFHMIEEILGRQPNYTELGLFSVMWSEHCSYKNSKVLLKKFPTDGEKVLQGPGEGAGIIDIGDGQAVVFKIESHNHPSAVEPYEGAATGVGGIIRDIFSMGARPVALLNSLRFGELNNPRVKYLFEGVVSGIAGYGNCIGIPTVGGEVQFDPCYEGNPLVNAMCVGLIDHQDIQKGQAKGTGNPVLYVGASTGRDGIHGATFASEELSEASESKRPSVQVGDPFMEKLLVEACLEATKHPKLVGIQDMGAAGLTSSSAEMASKAGSGITMNLDEVPQREKAMTPYEMMLSESQERMLLVVEKGSEQEFITLFEKWGLLAKVVGEVTDNQRLTLLHDGEVMADVPVDALAEEAPVYHQPSKEPAYFSQFQQQQSYKPTVTDYAETLKQLLQQPTIASKEWVYEQYDYMVRTNTVVAPGSDAAVIRIRGTEKALAMTTDCNSRFIYLDPYEGGKLAVAEAARNLVCSGAEPLGVTDCLNYGSPEKPEIFWQLERSTDGLSEACETLETPVIGGNVSLYNETAKGAIYPTPVIGMVGLVHHLDHITKQSFRQAGDTIYLLGETTAEFCGSELQKLTEGDIFGPAPAIDLATEKHRQNAVLTAIQSGTVQSAHDLSEGGFLVALAEKAFGTPFGADVTIPDADVLSAFFSEAPSRYILTVKKENQERFEKLVPDAKAIGTVTETPVLHVAGKQGETLINESVAPLEDAWRGAISCYLK